A DNA window from Bdellovibrio sp. BCCA contains the following coding sequences:
- a CDS encoding MotA/TolQ/ExbB proton channel family protein, with the protein MAFLKFMNDSGFVGWCILLVGIGALVLVAERARALYKDYGMNVEEFMGKIQNLILAKKMDEALLLCAQLEKKPLASAFKTIIEKADRDDDTIFQAHDIALSENMPLYTKRLHYLSMLANVATLMGLLGTIHGLILSFQAVATADPAQKQTLLAHGISVSMYTTALGLAVAIPAMVFFSFLTARQNQLLEQLTEKCGKLAELLTSAHIPNLTRQNVFPDHVTAPTATPPSPGSKAS; encoded by the coding sequence ATGGCATTCTTAAAGTTCATGAATGATTCTGGCTTCGTAGGCTGGTGTATTCTATTGGTGGGAATTGGCGCCCTGGTTCTCGTGGCAGAACGCGCGCGCGCACTTTATAAAGACTACGGCATGAATGTCGAAGAGTTCATGGGTAAGATTCAAAATCTTATTCTCGCTAAGAAAATGGACGAGGCTTTACTTCTTTGTGCACAGCTTGAGAAAAAACCTTTGGCGAGCGCATTCAAAACAATCATCGAGAAAGCAGATCGTGACGATGATACGATCTTCCAAGCTCATGACATTGCTTTGAGTGAGAATATGCCGCTTTATACAAAACGCCTGCACTATCTATCAATGCTTGCCAACGTCGCAACGTTGATGGGTCTTCTTGGTACGATCCACGGTCTTATCCTTTCGTTCCAAGCGGTTGCAACTGCGGACCCTGCACAAAAACAAACATTGCTCGCACACGGTATCTCCGTTTCGATGTATACGACAGCTTTGGGTCTTGCCGTAGCGATTCCTGCGATGGTGTTCTTCTCTTTCTTGACTGCCCGTCAAAACCAATTGCTTGAGCAATTGACAGAGAAGTGCGGAAAATTAGCAGAGCTTTTGACTAGCGCTCATATCCCTAACCTCACTCGCCAAAACGTGTTCCCTGATCACGTAACGGCTCCGACAGCGACTCCTCCGTCTCCTGGTTCAAAAGCTTCCTAA
- a CDS encoding PilZ domain-containing protein: MGGVQTATNTTQWYILRGEMKYGPYEYRSLITMIQTGELFDYNYVWASHLDNWTLVGDLQDFSKDRLCRLIETKDHLSGAFKDRKFPRVDLVTPIYAHNEHNFFDGQTLSVSENGALVLLNDPLLQLGQQVLIHFRTSEANPQSFNVLCEIVRKNFSKQRLNVKSGLHYAVRFLQVQDQGKTQLTKWTRGGVSKEETNGILKVHE; this comes from the coding sequence ATGGGTGGGGTACAAACAGCTACAAATACGACTCAGTGGTATATCCTTCGTGGGGAAATGAAATATGGTCCCTACGAATATAGATCCCTGATTACAATGATCCAAACTGGGGAGCTCTTTGATTACAACTATGTGTGGGCTTCTCACTTGGACAATTGGACTCTTGTAGGCGACCTGCAAGATTTTTCAAAAGACCGTTTGTGCCGTTTGATCGAAACAAAAGATCATCTTTCCGGCGCTTTCAAAGACCGTAAATTTCCTCGCGTGGATCTTGTGACTCCTATTTATGCTCACAATGAACATAACTTCTTTGACGGACAAACTTTAAGTGTGAGTGAAAATGGAGCGTTGGTTCTGCTTAACGATCCATTGCTACAACTCGGACAACAAGTATTAATTCATTTTAGAACATCTGAGGCAAATCCTCAGAGCTTCAACGTGCTTTGTGAAATTGTTCGTAAGAACTTCTCAAAGCAAAGACTCAACGTAAAATCAGGTTTGCATTACGCAGTTCGTTTCCTCCAAGTGCAAGACCAAGGCAAGACTCAGTTAACAAAATGGACACGCGGTGGCGTTTCCAAGGAGGAAACAAATGGCATTCTTAAAGTTCATGAATGA
- a CDS encoding ExbD/TolR family protein: MRRMKKIKINHHSEFELDLAPLLAVMVKLVPVLLLSSAFVQMMVIETELPQVVSEAIQRQEQQPTPTNVAIEVDAKEGINIVVTEKGKDQVENIPLKNGAFDYPTLHQKLVAVKKAHPEIFKIELNPDGKVPYNEVVKVMDEARQSRDNTIKFPVFDTKQGKNVETNYMFPEIVFANMMEG, from the coding sequence ATGAGACGCATGAAAAAGATCAAAATTAATCATCACAGTGAGTTCGAGTTGGACTTGGCTCCCCTCCTTGCCGTGATGGTAAAACTTGTTCCGGTTCTTCTGCTTTCATCTGCCTTCGTACAAATGATGGTGATTGAAACAGAACTTCCGCAAGTTGTCAGTGAAGCGATTCAACGTCAAGAACAACAACCAACTCCGACAAACGTGGCAATTGAGGTCGATGCAAAAGAAGGCATTAACATCGTTGTGACTGAAAAAGGTAAAGACCAGGTAGAAAATATTCCTCTTAAGAATGGCGCCTTTGACTACCCGACTTTGCATCAAAAATTGGTCGCAGTTAAAAAAGCGCACCCAGAGATTTTCAAAATTGAACTCAACCCTGATGGCAAAGTTCCTTACAACGAAGTCGTCAAAGTCATGGATGAAGCTCGTCAGTCTCGCGACAACACTATCAAGTTCCCTGTGTTCGATACCAAACAAGGTAAGAACGTAGAAACGAACTATATGTTTCCAGAGATCGTCTTCGCCAATATGATGGAGGGCTAA
- the mazG gene encoding nucleoside triphosphate pyrophosphohydrolase, whose protein sequence is MARIPSNLRQIESLVEIVSSLRGPDGCPWDKEQTHESLTQYAIEETHELVEVLENPASSEKDAKMKEELGDVLFQVVLHAQLASERGAFTMDDVIASISEKLVRRHPHVFGDVAVADSAEVVRNWEDIKKKEKAAAGEASPYALNVPPLPALQRAYKIGTRTDKLQFDWDNAEGVMTKVEEEFDELREALDEGSSAEIEHELGDVLFSLAQLGRHLDMEPEQVLRKANQRFEGRFNKMIEIAKSEGKDWGSLTLDEKEAFWLKAKAILKNKK, encoded by the coding sequence ATGGCGCGCATTCCTTCTAACTTACGTCAAATTGAGTCCTTAGTCGAGATCGTATCCAGCCTTCGTGGCCCTGATGGTTGTCCTTGGGATAAAGAGCAAACTCACGAATCCTTGACTCAATACGCAATCGAAGAAACTCATGAGCTCGTCGAAGTTCTTGAAAACCCCGCCAGCTCTGAAAAAGACGCGAAAATGAAAGAAGAACTCGGAGATGTTCTTTTCCAAGTTGTTCTGCACGCACAACTTGCTTCTGAACGCGGCGCTTTCACGATGGATGATGTCATTGCTTCGATCTCCGAAAAACTTGTGCGCCGTCATCCCCATGTTTTTGGTGACGTGGCTGTCGCAGACTCTGCTGAAGTTGTGCGCAATTGGGAAGATATTAAGAAAAAAGAAAAAGCCGCTGCGGGAGAAGCCTCTCCTTACGCATTGAACGTACCTCCACTTCCCGCTTTGCAACGCGCTTACAAAATCGGCACACGCACCGACAAGTTGCAATTCGACTGGGACAATGCTGAAGGCGTGATGACGAAAGTGGAAGAAGAATTTGACGAATTGCGTGAAGCCTTGGACGAGGGTTCCTCTGCTGAAATCGAACACGAATTGGGCGATGTTTTATTTTCTTTAGCCCAACTAGGTCGCCATTTAGATATGGAACCAGAGCAAGTTCTGCGCAAAGCCAATCAGCGTTTTGAAGGCCGCTTTAACAAAATGATTGAGATCGCCAAATCCGAAGGCAAAGACTGGGGTTCTTTGACGTTGGATGAAAAAGAGGCTTTTTGGTTGAAGGCCAAAGCGATTTTGAAGAATAAAAAATAA
- a CDS encoding HNH endonuclease produces the protein MNIRYLSDENLEQNLKSLVQKEREILSDILLHIAEVDRRKLYLSKAYPSLFDYLTKHLGYSAGSAQRRIDAARLSRDIPEVAESLEAGSLNLSQISLLQKAIRQTQKEAHMAVPVGTKKEILNDLIGKSYQESEVLVAKALNIEIKQTPKIQHQADESVRFEVSLSKDQWQKMEEMRSLLAHSLPNGSWDEVLEFIADKVIQQKTRRTSKGSEEAKTPRSKIIRSAKSGNIHERHGSNLRQEENEDLEENILNHSEVNLKKEVSIQREYIPAEMRRMIFQRDQCCQHIEKATGRKCTSKWQLQIDHIQPVWAGGKNEPGNLQLLCAAHNRMKYFKEAGITA, from the coding sequence ATGAATATTCGATATTTATCTGATGAAAATCTTGAACAGAACTTAAAATCACTCGTTCAAAAGGAAAGAGAAATTCTGTCTGATATCCTTTTGCATATTGCGGAAGTGGATCGTCGGAAATTGTATTTGTCGAAAGCTTACCCAAGTCTTTTTGATTATCTTACTAAACACCTTGGATATTCTGCGGGAAGTGCTCAGCGCAGAATTGATGCGGCTCGATTGTCTCGTGATATTCCGGAAGTTGCTGAGAGCCTTGAAGCTGGAAGTTTGAATCTTTCTCAAATCAGTCTTTTGCAGAAGGCGATCCGCCAGACTCAAAAGGAAGCACATATGGCGGTTCCTGTAGGGACTAAGAAAGAAATATTAAATGACCTTATAGGTAAATCCTATCAAGAATCTGAAGTTCTTGTTGCCAAGGCGCTGAATATCGAAATCAAACAAACACCAAAAATCCAACACCAAGCTGACGAGTCCGTTCGATTTGAAGTGAGCCTTTCCAAAGATCAATGGCAGAAGATGGAAGAAATGCGTTCATTGTTGGCACATTCACTGCCAAATGGAAGTTGGGATGAGGTTTTGGAATTTATCGCAGATAAAGTCATTCAGCAGAAAACTCGAAGAACTTCAAAAGGCTCTGAGGAAGCGAAGACTCCAAGATCTAAGATAATTAGATCAGCTAAATCAGGGAATATCCATGAGAGACACGGTTCTAATCTGAGGCAAGAGGAAAATGAAGATTTGGAGGAAAATATTTTGAATCATTCAGAAGTGAATTTAAAAAAAGAAGTTTCTATTCAAAGAGAATACATTCCTGCAGAAATGCGCAGAATGATTTTTCAGCGTGATCAATGTTGTCAGCACATTGAGAAAGCTACGGGCAGGAAATGTACTTCCAAATGGCAGTTGCAGATTGATCATATTCAACCTGTTTGGGCTGGTGGGAAAAATGAGCCGGGAAATCTGCAGTTATTGTGTGCGGCTCATAACAGAATGAAATACTTCAAAGAAGCCGGTATTACAGCATAG